One segment of Flammeovirga agarivorans DNA contains the following:
- a CDS encoding SDR family oxidoreductase has protein sequence MKKITIIGATGTLGLPITKQLTKKGVQVKAVVRDIKKAKEILPSTVEIVYGDVAEKDSLKTALTGSETIYLNLNTTNWDENASFQPEREGIMNVIDISKELGINHIMQIVGIDSSHPEFAVKGMEYKTNRIRKPGMEYLKNSGINYTYFHCSVFLDSFPTFIQGEDFGIIGHHQYPVFFTNTTDLADTIYNAIGNDKVYNRAFTVQGQEGLSFPEAAQRFVNIYNPSIQISEYPMETIKHIGLPSKEYEDFMEHMLTYVEQLKEEQVSQPTWDLLGKPKLTIEEFTKSLI, from the coding sequence ATGAAAAAAATTACAATCATCGGTGCTACTGGCACATTAGGTTTACCTATTACAAAACAACTTACAAAAAAAGGGGTACAAGTTAAGGCTGTAGTTAGGGATATCAAGAAGGCAAAAGAAATATTACCTTCTACAGTTGAGATTGTTTACGGAGATGTAGCGGAAAAAGATAGTTTAAAAACGGCATTAACCGGATCTGAGACTATTTACCTTAATCTTAATACAACCAACTGGGATGAAAATGCTTCCTTCCAACCCGAAAGAGAAGGTATTATGAATGTTATTGATATCAGTAAAGAATTAGGTATCAATCATATTATGCAGATTGTGGGTATCGATTCCTCACATCCAGAATTTGCTGTGAAAGGCATGGAATATAAAACGAATCGTATCCGTAAACCTGGAATGGAATACCTAAAAAACTCAGGTATTAATTATACTTACTTCCATTGTTCGGTATTTTTAGACTCCTTCCCTACGTTTATTCAAGGAGAAGATTTCGGCATTATTGGTCACCACCAATACCCTGTATTTTTTACCAACACTACAGATTTAGCGGATACAATTTATAATGCCATCGGAAACGATAAAGTTTACAATAGAGCATTTACAGTACAGGGACAAGAAGGGTTAAGCTTCCCTGAAGCGGCTCAAAGGTTTGTCAATATTTATAATCCTTCTATCCAAATATCTGAATACCCTATGGAAACGATAAAACATATTGGTCTTCCTAGTAAAGAGTATGAAGATTTCATGGAACATATGCTTACTTATGTTGAGCAATTAAAAGAAGAACAAGTGTCCCAACCTACTTGGGACCTCCTAGGAAAACCAAAATTAACGATTGAGGAATTCACTAAATCCTTGATCTAA